A region from the Dehalococcoides mccartyi CG5 genome encodes:
- the jag gene encoding RNA-binding cell elongation regulator Jag/EloR, with amino-acid sequence MKKVETSAKTVEEAIKLGLNQLNVSRNEVEIEVLSEGRHGLLGLRGEDARVCLRLIEPEYEDDIAPGNQMDASDLAQNILETLLDKMDIEAYVDILPEKMVTDEESQPSTVLNIVGEDLGILIGRKGQTLISLQQVVRLMISHQLGRFEPVVVDVNGYRQRRLSSLQTLAWRTAEQVKLRRMPFSLEPMPAYERRIIHLALAEDEEVTTQSVGFGESRKVVVVLKE; translated from the coding sequence ATGAAAAAGGTCGAGACGAGCGCCAAGACAGTGGAGGAAGCTATAAAACTGGGTCTAAATCAACTAAACGTAAGCCGAAACGAAGTTGAGATAGAGGTTCTGTCTGAAGGCCGGCATGGTTTGCTGGGTCTGCGCGGAGAAGATGCCCGTGTTTGCCTGCGGCTAATTGAACCTGAATACGAAGATGACATAGCACCGGGTAACCAGATGGATGCAAGTGATCTTGCTCAAAACATTCTGGAAACCCTGCTGGACAAGATGGATATTGAGGCATATGTAGATATTCTGCCTGAGAAAATGGTTACCGATGAGGAGTCACAGCCGAGTACTGTTTTGAATATTGTAGGCGAAGACCTGGGCATTCTTATTGGACGCAAGGGTCAAACCCTGATAAGTTTGCAACAAGTGGTAAGGCTTATGATTTCCCACCAGTTGGGGCGGTTTGAGCCGGTGGTGGTTGACGTAAATGGTTATCGGCAGAGGCGCTTGAGCTCGCTTCAGACTTTGGCTTGGAGAACTGCCGAACAGGTCAAGCTGCGGCGGATGCCTTTTTCACTTGAGCCTATGCCTGCCTATGAACGGCGGATTATTCATCTGGCTTTGGCTGAAGACGAAGAAGTAACTACCCAGAGCGTTGGCTTTGGCGAGTCCAGAAAAGTTGTGGTAGTCTTAAAAGAATAG
- a CDS encoding YidC/Oxa1 family membrane protein insertase, with protein sequence MDIGAIWDLIILSPMINGMVWLSHNLWGSFGLTVIVLTVVIRLALWPLNRKQLTATKKMQEITVHMDALKKKHGNDRQKLAEEQMKLYKESGVSTTGCLVPMLIQFPIWIALYQAIVRVLAVTPEDFMNLSNHLYSWPVVYETLPLSNNFLWMDLSRSDFVLALLVGLGMFVQQKMSTPKAINQQQAAQSQMLSFMMPFMFFFFSLSFPSGLAFYWFVSAVVGIIMQYFITGWGQLEPIAEKVISYFRGGRQVRSGSIYKTEKKAATPAGQLSDSSTKGKQMEGSIDEKGRDERQDSGGSYKTGSKSTKRKPKRS encoded by the coding sequence TTGGATATTGGTGCTATTTGGGATTTAATAATACTTTCGCCGATGATAAACGGCATGGTCTGGCTTTCCCACAATTTATGGGGAAGTTTCGGGCTGACAGTTATAGTTTTAACTGTTGTTATACGGCTGGCCCTCTGGCCGCTTAACCGTAAACAACTTACTGCTACCAAGAAGATGCAGGAAATTACTGTCCATATGGACGCCCTGAAGAAAAAGCACGGTAATGACCGCCAGAAACTGGCCGAAGAGCAAATGAAGCTCTACAAAGAATCCGGCGTTTCCACTACCGGTTGTCTTGTTCCCATGCTTATACAGTTTCCCATCTGGATAGCCTTGTATCAGGCTATTGTCAGGGTGTTGGCTGTTACCCCGGAAGACTTTATGAATCTTTCCAATCACCTTTATTCTTGGCCGGTGGTTTATGAAACCTTGCCCTTGAGCAATAACTTCCTCTGGATGGATCTTTCCCGTTCTGACTTTGTATTGGCTTTGCTGGTAGGTTTGGGCATGTTCGTTCAGCAAAAGATGTCTACTCCCAAGGCTATTAACCAGCAACAGGCAGCCCAGAGCCAGATGCTGAGCTTTATGATGCCGTTTATGTTCTTCTTCTTCTCCTTGTCTTTCCCGAGCGGTTTGGCTTTCTACTGGTTTGTTTCAGCGGTAGTGGGTATTATTATGCAATACTTTATTACCGGCTGGGGTCAGCTTGAGCCTATTGCTGAAAAGGTTATATCCTATTTCCGCGGTGGCCGCCAGGTGCGGTCAGGTAGCATATATAAAACTGAAAAAAAAGCTGCAACTCCGGCTGGTCAGTTATCCGATTCTTCGACCAAAGGTAAGCAGATGGAAGGTAGTATAGATGAAAAAGGTCGAGACGAGCGCCAAGACAGTGGAGGAAGCTATAAAACTGGGTCTAAATCAACTAAACGTAAGCCGAAACGAAGTTGA
- a CDS encoding PQQ-binding-like beta-propeller repeat protein has product MFKTNRISKKLILLLSLIGVLAVLSGCMGTGQKPLGWSGVVVSDNDAIFGSMTGKLIALNKDASTPRYQVPLETTTSGGGCAGAVTTVGIYGTPVISDGVIYISTYGGKIYAYNQDQGDLKWVYPVTDALPAIVSGIAPNGDKIFFADTNGVVYALSKADGQKVWEYPTGAKIWASPVVSGDLVIVPGFDKKVYALDINTGNPVWTFEAKSPFASAPVVDNGTVYVGCFDRNMYALDLTDGSQKWVFASPNWFWASPVIADGKVFAPNLDGNTYILDALTGTQLKVINMTDGVASSPALLGDNVIVATKTGKIFSINIYSLEMKAVTDLALKVIAPVTVSGEVVYIHTQENETVYAINPESRTIIWTFVVS; this is encoded by the coding sequence TTGTTCAAAACCAATCGCATATCTAAAAAACTTATTTTGCTGCTTAGCCTTATTGGCGTTTTAGCTGTTTTAAGCGGTTGTATGGGTACTGGACAGAAACCTTTAGGCTGGTCTGGTGTTGTTGTCTCTGATAATGACGCTATATTCGGCTCTATGACCGGTAAACTTATAGCCCTTAACAAAGATGCCAGCACTCCTCGTTATCAGGTACCGCTTGAGACTACTACAAGTGGCGGCGGTTGTGCCGGTGCCGTTACTACCGTTGGCATATACGGTACACCGGTAATATCAGACGGTGTCATCTATATTTCTACCTATGGCGGCAAGATTTATGCTTACAATCAGGATCAGGGTGATCTGAAGTGGGTTTATCCTGTAACCGATGCCTTGCCTGCCATTGTCAGCGGTATTGCTCCCAACGGAGACAAAATTTTCTTTGCAGATACCAATGGCGTTGTTTATGCCCTGAGCAAGGCTGACGGACAAAAGGTCTGGGAATACCCGACAGGTGCCAAAATTTGGGCTTCTCCGGTTGTTTCAGGTGATTTGGTAATTGTGCCCGGTTTTGATAAAAAGGTATATGCTCTGGATATCAATACCGGTAACCCCGTGTGGACGTTTGAAGCCAAGAGCCCCTTTGCAAGCGCCCCTGTGGTAGATAACGGCACTGTTTATGTGGGCTGTTTTGACCGCAATATGTATGCACTGGATCTTACTGACGGCAGCCAGAAATGGGTTTTTGCTTCACCAAACTGGTTCTGGGCAAGCCCTGTTATTGCTGACGGCAAAGTATTCGCCCCCAATCTGGATGGCAATACATATATTCTGGACGCCTTGACCGGCACTCAGCTTAAAGTAATTAATATGACTGATGGTGTGGCTTCTTCGCCGGCCCTGCTGGGTGATAATGTAATTGTGGCCACCAAAACGGGCAAGATTTTCTCCATCAATATATATTCACTTGAGATGAAGGCCGTTACCGACCTCGCCCTGAAAGTGATTGCGCCGGTTACTGTTTCGGGTGAAGTTGTGTATATACATACCCAGGAAAATGAAACTGTCTATGCTATAAATCCGGAGAGCCGGACTATAATCTGGACTTTTGTAGTAAGTTAG
- the yidD gene encoding membrane protein insertion efficiency factor YidD: protein MKKLALKLIRLYQNTYSKTAPSSCRFIPTCSQYTYEAIERFGIFKGIWLGVKRLSRCHPLNKGGYDPVPE, encoded by the coding sequence ATGAAAAAACTAGCTTTAAAACTGATTAGATTATACCAAAATACCTACTCTAAAACTGCACCCTCCTCATGCAGGTTTATTCCCACTTGCTCACAGTACACCTACGAAGCTATTGAAAGATTTGGAATTTTTAAGGGAATTTGGTTGGGTGTGAAACGGCTTAGCCGTTGTCACCCTTTGAACAAGGGTGGCTACGACCCAGTGCCAGAATAG
- the rnpA gene encoding ribonuclease P protein component has product MKQANRLTKREEYSQVLARGGTYIGPLAIMKTLPNSLELSRVGFIVSKKVGGAVERNRAKRILRESLRTTGLKQGWDIVFIARAKAATVKCAEMERVVKHLLGKAQILSKTDEKTSFKTD; this is encoded by the coding sequence ATGAAACAGGCTAACAGGCTAACCAAACGGGAAGAATATTCCCAGGTGCTTGCCCGCGGCGGTACCTATATAGGGCCGCTGGCCATAATGAAGACGTTGCCTAACAGTCTTGAACTGAGCCGTGTCGGTTTCATAGTCAGTAAAAAAGTAGGCGGGGCTGTAGAGCGTAACCGGGCAAAGAGAATATTAAGGGAAAGCCTGCGGACTACCGGTCTGAAACAGGGCTGGGATATAGTATTTATAGCTAGGGCAAAAGCGGCTACAGTAAAATGTGCCGAAATGGAGAGGGTAGTTAAGCACTTGCTTGGCAAGGCGCAGATACTATCAAAAACAGATGAAAAAACTAGCTTTAAAACTGATTAG
- the rpmH gene encoding 50S ribosomal protein L34 yields MPKRTYQPKRIPRMRVHGFLSRMSTRGGRGVLSTRRAKGRKRLIVV; encoded by the coding sequence GTGCCTAAGAGGACATATCAACCGAAGCGTATTCCCCGTATGAGGGTTCATGGTTTCCTGTCCCGGATGAGTACCCGGGGTGGACGTGGTGTGCTCAGTACCCGCAGGGCTAAAGGCCGCAAGAGACTGATTGTAGTCTAG
- the rpsR gene encoding 30S ribosomal protein S18 has protein sequence MSIQDRPNRPARGGRGRYTPKRKICSFCAEKVSRIDYKDSAKLARYISDRGKIEPRRRTGTCARHQRALANAIKRARFIALMPFVSEHVRRQGNVATFSPIRELRPEPKIAEAKIEPKVEVKAEVAVPEVKAEVKPAAEASKPAESA, from the coding sequence GTGAGTATCCAGGATAGACCTAACAGACCAGCCAGGGGTGGGCGTGGCCGCTATACCCCGAAGCGCAAGATATGTTCTTTCTGCGCTGAAAAGGTTAGCCGTATTGATTACAAGGATTCGGCTAAACTGGCCAGATACATATCTGACCGTGGCAAAATAGAACCCCGCCGCCGCACCGGAACCTGTGCCCGGCACCAGAGGGCTTTGGCTAATGCCATTAAGCGGGCTCGTTTTATTGCCTTGATGCCCTTTGTATCCGAACATGTTCGCCGCCAAGGCAATGTGGCTACTTTTTCGCCTATTCGTGAGCTTAGGCCTGAACCCAAAATTGCCGAAGCCAAGATTGAGCCTAAAGTAGAAGTCAAGGCCGAAGTTGCGGTACCCGAAGTAAAAGCAGAGGTTAAACCTGCGGCAGAGGCTTCTAAACCTGCTGAATCTGCATAA
- a CDS encoding single-stranded DNA-binding protein gives MVSLNKVMIIGNVGGEPEMRYTPSGHPVTSFKVATNWVYNTPEGERKQETEWFTVVAWNKLAEQCNQFLSKGRLVYVEGRLRTRSWEGQDNLKHYRTEVIASRVTFLEKANVGTGIDAREDDNGGGELEPEDIPF, from the coding sequence ATGGTGAGTTTGAACAAGGTTATGATAATTGGCAATGTTGGCGGTGAGCCGGAGATGCGGTATACCCCCAGCGGGCATCCCGTTACCTCCTTTAAAGTTGCTACCAACTGGGTTTATAATACCCCTGAGGGTGAGCGCAAGCAGGAAACCGAATGGTTTACGGTGGTGGCTTGGAACAAGCTGGCCGAACAGTGCAACCAGTTCCTTTCCAAAGGACGGCTGGTGTATGTGGAAGGACGGCTTCGCACCCGTAGCTGGGAAGGGCAGGATAACCTGAAGCATTACCGTACCGAGGTGATTGCTTCAAGGGTTACCTTCCTTGAGAAAGCTAATGTGGGCACTGGTATAGATGCCCGTGAAGATGACAATGGCGGCGGTGAATTAGAACCGGAAGACATTCCGTTTTAG
- the rpsF gene encoding 30S ribosomal protein S6 — protein sequence MAASELLKSRVENLRDYELVVILTTDTPKEKVEAILEGISKTIAEKEGSFTEVNHWGKRKLAYLIGRYVEGYYVFIKMKAKPSSIRKISTDLRISEQVIRHMAINMDEE from the coding sequence ATGGCCGCAAGCGAACTACTTAAATCCAGAGTTGAAAACCTGCGTGATTACGAACTGGTGGTTATCTTAACCACTGACACCCCGAAGGAAAAGGTTGAGGCCATTCTGGAAGGCATTAGCAAGACCATAGCTGAAAAAGAAGGCAGCTTTACCGAAGTAAACCACTGGGGTAAGCGTAAATTGGCCTACCTTATAGGTAGGTATGTTGAGGGTTATTACGTGTTTATCAAGATGAAGGCCAAGCCTTCTTCCATACGCAAGATAAGCACTGACCTGCGCATTTCAGAGCAGGTTATTCGGCATATGGCCATTAATATGGACGAAGAATAA
- a CDS encoding RidA family protein — translation MSKKYFSAPGAQGPYSLAVKAGDYLYISGQIGHTDADGRPLASVETQTKRCLEKMADLLKTAGASFDDVVKTTVFLKNQEDFTKMNGVYTIFFSGAKPARSTVIAGMVFPEIMVEIEAVAYLPEA, via the coding sequence ATGAGCAAGAAGTATTTTTCAGCACCTGGAGCACAAGGGCCGTATTCACTGGCGGTTAAAGCAGGCGATTACCTGTATATTTCCGGACAGATAGGCCACACTGACGCAGACGGTCGGCCTTTGGCTAGTGTTGAGACTCAGACCAAACGTTGTCTGGAAAAAATGGCCGATCTTCTTAAGACGGCAGGTGCTTCTTTTGATGATGTGGTAAAGACTACCGTATTTTTGAAGAATCAGGAAGACTTTACCAAAATGAACGGTGTTTACACTATATTTTTCAGCGGTGCAAAACCTGCCCGTTCCACGGTCATTGCCGGCATGGTGTTCCCTGAAATAATGGTAGAAATAGAGGCGGTAGCCTATTTACCGGAAGCATAA